From one Amycolatopsis sp. FDAARGOS 1241 genomic stretch:
- a CDS encoding alpha/beta fold hydrolase, whose amino-acid sequence MAHRPNIVLVHGAWADGSCWSAVIERLQADGFTVTAPQFPETSLAADVARLRQVLNRQDGPTVVVGHSYGGQIVTALGTDTPNVVALVYIAAFGLDEGESIGALLAQGPPSPALAHLDIDAQGFAWLPEEDFVNHFAADVEPHKARVMHAVQQPLAASALEEVMGAPAWRSHPSWFLIADGDQAIPPAAQRRFAARMNATTVEFPTNHVAMVSHPENVLHLIASAVDAVQPVA is encoded by the coding sequence ATGGCTCACCGACCGAACATCGTCCTCGTCCACGGCGCTTGGGCCGACGGCTCGTGCTGGAGCGCCGTGATCGAACGGCTGCAAGCCGACGGCTTCACCGTCACCGCGCCCCAGTTCCCCGAAACTTCGCTGGCCGCTGACGTCGCCCGGCTGCGCCAGGTGCTGAACCGCCAGGACGGCCCGACCGTCGTCGTCGGGCACTCGTACGGTGGGCAGATCGTGACCGCTCTCGGCACGGACACACCGAACGTCGTCGCCTTGGTCTACATCGCCGCGTTCGGCCTGGACGAGGGCGAATCGATCGGCGCGCTCCTGGCGCAGGGACCGCCGAGTCCAGCCCTGGCGCACCTCGACATCGACGCGCAGGGGTTCGCGTGGCTGCCCGAGGAAGACTTCGTGAACCACTTCGCGGCCGACGTCGAGCCGCACAAGGCGCGGGTCATGCACGCCGTCCAGCAACCGCTGGCGGCCTCGGCTCTCGAGGAGGTGATGGGCGCGCCGGCGTGGAGGTCACACCCGTCGTGGTTCCTCATCGCCGACGGAGACCAGGCGATCCCGCCCGCGGCCCAGCGCCGGTTCGCCGCTCGCATGAACGCCACGACGGTCGAGTTCCCGACGAACCACGTGGCGATGGTCTCCCACCCCGAGAACGTGCTGCACCTCATCGCGAGCGCGGTCGACGCCGTCCAGCCCGTGGCGTGA
- a CDS encoding SAM-dependent methyltransferase, translating to MASAPQDLPPVGKTAVGVAALRALESRRPDRLFDDPYAGAFYVAGRAVLGSADRPDGGLREVFAQQVAVRTRFFDDFVRGAHQVVLLAAGLDARAFRLDWAPGTRLSELDLPDVLRFKDDVLGGAQPRCARIEVPADLRDEWGAKLIAAGFDAGVPTAWLAEGLLVYLEHAEAAQLLEEVTRLSAPGSRVSFEHRPEGDRDGLLQRARKVGGRVTELWRGGLGGEAPEWLARHGWRPETFTVKALAAEYGRRPLDTTNGGFVIGTR from the coding sequence ATGGCTTCCGCACCCCAAGATCTCCCTCCGGTCGGCAAAACCGCCGTGGGGGTCGCGGCGCTGCGAGCTCTGGAATCGCGGCGGCCGGACCGGTTGTTCGACGACCCGTACGCCGGGGCGTTCTACGTGGCGGGGCGGGCGGTGCTCGGGAGTGCGGACCGGCCCGACGGCGGGCTCAGGGAGGTGTTCGCGCAGCAGGTGGCGGTGCGGACGCGCTTCTTCGACGACTTCGTGCGCGGCGCGCACCAGGTGGTGCTGCTCGCGGCCGGGTTGGACGCGCGGGCGTTCCGGCTCGACTGGGCGCCCGGCACTCGGCTGTCCGAGCTCGATCTGCCGGATGTGTTGCGGTTCAAGGACGACGTGCTGGGTGGCGCCCAGCCCAGGTGCGCGCGGATCGAGGTGCCGGCCGATCTGAGGGACGAGTGGGGCGCGAAGCTCATCGCGGCCGGGTTCGACGCCGGCGTGCCCACGGCGTGGCTCGCCGAGGGGCTGCTGGTCTACCTCGAGCACGCCGAGGCGGCGCAGCTGCTCGAAGAGGTCACGCGGCTGTCGGCGCCGGGGAGCCGCGTGTCGTTCGAGCACCGGCCTGAGGGCGACCGCGACGGGTTGCTGCAGCGGGCGCGCAAGGTCGGCGGCCGGGTGACCGAGCTGTGGCGCGGCGGGCTCGGCGGCGAAGCACCGGAGTGGCTGGCCCGGCACGGCTGGCGGCCGGAGACGTTTACGGTCAAGGCCCTCGCCGCCGAGTACGGTCGCCGGCCGCTGGACACCACGAACGGCGGCTTCGTCATCGGGACGCGGTAG
- a CDS encoding class I SAM-dependent methyltransferase has translation MPAKPESPAGAADVAVENDYDSFAEAYTAENETSLINAYYARPAIVDLAGAVAGRRILDAGCGSGPVSAALRDRGAIVSGFDRSAKMVELARRRLGDAADLRVADITSPLPYPDGAFDDVIAALVLHYLEDWTAPLAELRRLLKPGGRLIVVVNHPILFKVEHPEASYFTTAQWSEEYTFNGQKAVLTYWHRPLHAMTDAFTAAGFRTAVISEPPPAPEARELFPDELANFPSGTFLSFLFFVLEAVEG, from the coding sequence ATGCCTGCCAAGCCCGAGAGCCCTGCCGGGGCTGCCGACGTGGCCGTGGAAAACGACTACGACAGCTTCGCCGAAGCGTATACGGCCGAGAATGAGACCAGCCTCATCAACGCCTACTACGCCCGGCCCGCGATCGTGGACCTGGCCGGGGCGGTGGCCGGTCGGCGGATTCTCGACGCCGGCTGCGGCTCCGGCCCGGTGTCCGCGGCGCTGCGCGACCGGGGCGCCATCGTGTCCGGCTTCGACCGCAGCGCCAAGATGGTGGAGCTGGCCCGGCGGCGGCTCGGCGACGCGGCGGACCTGCGGGTCGCCGACATCACCAGTCCGCTGCCGTATCCCGACGGCGCGTTCGACGATGTCATCGCGGCCCTGGTGCTGCACTACCTGGAGGACTGGACCGCACCGCTGGCCGAGCTGCGGCGCCTGCTGAAGCCAGGCGGCCGGCTGATCGTGGTCGTCAACCACCCCATCCTCTTCAAAGTCGAGCATCCCGAAGCCAGCTACTTCACCACCGCCCAGTGGTCCGAGGAGTACACCTTCAACGGCCAGAAGGCCGTGCTCACCTACTGGCACCGGCCACTGCACGCGATGACCGACGCCTTCACCGCGGCCGGCTTCCGCACAGCCGTCATCAGCGAACCGCCCCCGGCACCGGAAGCCCGCGAACTCTTCCCCGACGAGCTTGCGAACTTTCCCTCCGGAACCTTTCTGAGCTTCCTGTTCTTCGTCCTGGAGGCCGTCGAGGGGTGA
- a CDS encoding limonene-1,2-epoxide hydrolase family protein: MTEPKAVVTAFLQALEDLDIDRALNLVAVDITYQNVPLPAARGLAAVEKQLRLLTRFGTGFEARTHHIAADGNVVLTERTDVLRRGSFEAEFWVCGTFEVENGRIVLWRDYFDWTTLFAASAKGAGRAAVTGAKTLIGKYRS, translated from the coding sequence ATGACCGAACCCAAGGCCGTGGTCACCGCTTTCCTGCAGGCCCTCGAGGATCTCGACATCGACCGGGCGCTGAACCTCGTCGCCGTCGACATCACCTACCAGAACGTGCCGCTGCCGGCCGCGCGCGGGCTCGCGGCCGTGGAGAAGCAGCTGCGGCTGCTGACCCGGTTCGGCACCGGGTTCGAAGCGCGCACGCACCACATCGCCGCCGACGGCAACGTCGTGCTCACGGAGCGCACCGACGTGCTGCGCCGCGGTTCGTTCGAGGCGGAGTTCTGGGTGTGCGGCACGTTCGAGGTCGAGAACGGCCGGATCGTGCTGTGGCGCGACTACTTCGACTGGACCACGCTCTTCGCCGCGAGTGCGAAGGGCGCCGGCCGCGCGGCAGTCACCGGGGCGAAGACGCTGATCGGCAAGTACCGCTCGTGA
- a CDS encoding CapA family protein — MISLVLGGDVNVQGRTEPKTAFRALIPLLNGADLRFVNLEGPLSGSMSDHGGLDIPHKPNWRHSAPEMVGALTGAGIDVVSVANDVTYPPGAALASLSVLEQAGIAYCGAGANLSAAHTPSVLERAGRRVAFLAYTSLCWPIGQEAKADSPGVAAAGAYTSYQPDPRVLDVPGRPPVVHTTPVAADLERLVADVHRARASAEHVVVSMHWGLPGDELTEYQVTYAHAIIDAGADLVVGHGPHSVQAVEVYRGRPILYSLGNLVFDWPAMHGRHVDGLLAGCLLGEQPRLELIPVRRGEDNECLPLAGEAAATALRHVAELSARRSTRVVVGAGMGTVEGLVSPKR, encoded by the coding sequence ATGATCTCTCTCGTACTCGGCGGCGACGTCAACGTTCAAGGCAGAACGGAACCGAAAACGGCATTCCGAGCGCTGATCCCGTTGCTGAACGGCGCCGACCTGCGGTTCGTCAACCTCGAAGGACCGCTGTCCGGATCGATGAGCGACCACGGCGGTCTGGACATCCCGCACAAGCCGAATTGGCGCCATTCCGCCCCGGAAATGGTCGGCGCGCTCACCGGGGCCGGGATCGACGTGGTGTCGGTGGCGAACGACGTGACGTACCCGCCGGGAGCCGCGCTCGCGAGCCTGTCGGTGCTCGAGCAGGCCGGGATCGCGTACTGCGGCGCGGGCGCCAACCTCTCCGCCGCGCACACGCCGTCCGTGCTCGAACGGGCCGGTCGCCGCGTCGCGTTCCTCGCGTACACGTCGCTGTGCTGGCCGATCGGGCAGGAGGCGAAGGCCGACTCGCCGGGCGTCGCGGCGGCCGGCGCGTACACGTCGTACCAGCCGGACCCACGGGTGCTCGACGTCCCGGGCCGTCCGCCGGTCGTCCACACCACTCCGGTCGCCGCGGACCTGGAGCGCCTGGTCGCCGACGTGCACCGCGCCCGCGCGAGCGCCGAGCACGTGGTCGTGTCCATGCACTGGGGGCTGCCCGGCGACGAGCTGACCGAGTACCAGGTGACCTACGCCCACGCGATCATCGACGCCGGCGCCGACCTCGTCGTGGGCCACGGCCCGCACAGCGTCCAAGCGGTGGAGGTCTACCGCGGCCGCCCGATCCTCTACAGCCTCGGCAACCTCGTGTTCGACTGGCCCGCGATGCACGGCCGCCACGTCGACGGCCTGCTCGCCGGCTGCCTGCTCGGCGAGCAGCCGCGGCTCGAGCTGATCCCGGTGCGCCGCGGTGAGGACAACGAGTGCCTGCCACTCGCGGGCGAAGCCGCCGCGACGGCGCTGCGGCACGTCGCCGAGCTGTCGGCTCGGCGCTCGACGCGCGTGGTGGTGGGCGCCGGGATGGGGACCGTCGAAGGGCTTGTCTCGCCGAAGCGGTGA
- a CDS encoding endonuclease/exonuclease/phosphatase family protein has protein sequence MQRGLRVTISGRRKGVLTAAAVAGLVVGGAPAALAAPSADAVITEVYGGGGNAGATITNDFIELANRGTAPLALDGYSVQYLPASPSASSTWQVTKLAGSVAAGGRYLVGEGKGSGGTVALPTPDASGNIAMSATAGTVALVTGTTALTCKTAADCAADPQVKDLVGFGSAVVREGSDAPALTNTTSASRAASLADTDDNSADFSAGDPTPTNAKGETAGGDTGPVDPGTPAKIHEIQGTTRVSPFKDKKVSDVTGIVTAVRTFGSSRGFWLTDPNPDSDPRTSEGLFVFTGSTSPAVAVGDAVTAAGTVKEFYPDAPATSNYQSLTELSSAQWTAGSHENPLPAPTKITPDMVPDVLAPNAGGNIEPLPLEPAKYALDFWESHESEIISISDARVVGPSNDFDELYVTTKPQQNPTPRGGTVYLGYDKINTGVLKVQSIIPFDQQPFPKVNTGDVLTGVTAGPVEYSSFGGYTLFASQLGPAKDNHLQKEVTARQRPGQLAVATYNVENLAPSDPDTKFAQLAHGVVDNLAAPDIVNLEEIQDNDGATDDGVVTADVTLEKFTDAIVAAGGPHYQWREIDPANDQDGGEPGGNIRVGFLFNPARVSFVDRPGGSSTPSAGVVKDHGKVHLTQSPGRVDPTNDAWTDSRKPLAGEFVFRGRTVFVIANHFNSKGGDQPTHGRFQPPVRSSEVQRQKQATVLQGFVSQLLSADRNANVVVAGDLNDYQFSPALAQLTSGGLTDLITTLPAAERYSYVFEGQSQVLDHILASPALRGVDYDVVHINAEFADQASDHDPQIVRFRPSAGNKPEDLANDLLDYLDQLLGRTAPRK, from the coding sequence ATGCAAAGGGGACTCAGGGTGACCATATCCGGTCGAAGAAAGGGCGTGCTGACCGCCGCCGCCGTTGCTGGTCTAGTCGTCGGCGGCGCTCCCGCCGCATTGGCCGCACCCAGCGCGGACGCGGTCATCACCGAGGTGTACGGCGGTGGCGGCAACGCCGGCGCGACGATCACGAACGACTTCATCGAGCTCGCGAACCGCGGCACCGCGCCGCTCGCGCTCGACGGCTACAGCGTCCAGTACCTGCCGGCTTCGCCCAGCGCGTCGAGCACCTGGCAGGTCACGAAGCTCGCCGGTTCGGTGGCCGCCGGGGGCCGCTACCTCGTCGGCGAAGGCAAGGGCAGCGGCGGCACGGTCGCGCTGCCGACGCCCGACGCGAGCGGGAACATCGCGATGTCCGCGACCGCCGGCACCGTCGCGCTCGTCACCGGCACGACCGCGCTCACCTGCAAGACCGCCGCCGATTGCGCCGCCGATCCCCAGGTCAAGGACCTCGTGGGCTTCGGCTCGGCCGTCGTACGCGAAGGCTCGGACGCCCCGGCGCTGACGAACACCACGTCGGCTTCGCGCGCCGCTTCGCTCGCCGACACCGACGACAACAGCGCGGACTTCAGCGCCGGCGACCCGACGCCGACCAACGCCAAGGGCGAGACCGCCGGTGGCGACACCGGCCCCGTCGACCCGGGCACGCCTGCGAAGATCCACGAGATCCAGGGCACCACCCGGGTCTCGCCGTTCAAGGACAAGAAGGTCAGCGACGTCACGGGCATCGTCACGGCGGTGCGCACCTTCGGCTCGTCGCGCGGGTTCTGGCTCACCGACCCGAACCCCGACAGCGATCCGCGCACCAGCGAGGGCCTGTTCGTGTTCACCGGTTCGACCTCGCCCGCCGTCGCCGTCGGCGACGCGGTGACCGCGGCCGGCACGGTGAAGGAGTTCTACCCGGACGCGCCGGCCACGTCGAACTACCAGTCGCTCACCGAGCTCTCCAGTGCACAGTGGACGGCCGGCTCGCACGAGAACCCCCTGCCGGCGCCCACGAAGATCACGCCGGACATGGTGCCGGACGTGCTCGCGCCCAACGCCGGCGGCAACATCGAGCCGCTGCCGCTGGAGCCGGCGAAGTACGCGCTGGACTTCTGGGAGTCGCACGAGAGCGAGATCATCAGCATTTCCGACGCCCGCGTGGTCGGCCCGAGCAACGACTTCGACGAGCTGTACGTGACCACGAAGCCGCAGCAGAACCCGACGCCGCGCGGCGGCACGGTCTACCTCGGTTACGACAAGATCAACACCGGGGTGCTGAAGGTCCAGTCGATCATCCCGTTCGACCAGCAGCCGTTCCCGAAGGTCAACACCGGTGACGTGCTCACCGGCGTCACCGCCGGCCCGGTGGAGTACAGCAGCTTCGGCGGCTACACGCTCTTCGCGTCGCAGCTGGGTCCGGCTAAGGACAACCACCTGCAGAAGGAAGTGACGGCGCGGCAGCGCCCGGGCCAGCTCGCGGTGGCGACGTACAACGTCGAGAACCTCGCACCGTCCGACCCGGACACGAAGTTCGCGCAGCTCGCCCACGGTGTCGTCGACAACCTGGCGGCCCCGGACATCGTGAACCTGGAAGAGATCCAGGACAACGACGGCGCCACCGACGACGGTGTCGTCACGGCCGACGTGACGCTCGAGAAGTTCACCGACGCGATCGTCGCGGCGGGCGGTCCGCACTACCAGTGGCGCGAAATCGACCCGGCCAATGACCAGGACGGCGGCGAACCGGGCGGCAACATCCGCGTCGGTTTCCTGTTCAACCCGGCGCGAGTGTCCTTCGTGGACCGTCCGGGCGGCAGCTCGACGCCTTCGGCCGGCGTCGTGAAGGACCACGGCAAGGTGCACCTGACGCAGTCCCCGGGCCGCGTCGACCCCACCAACGACGCGTGGACCGACAGCCGCAAGCCGCTGGCGGGCGAGTTCGTCTTCCGGGGCCGCACGGTTTTCGTGATCGCCAACCACTTCAACTCGAAGGGCGGCGACCAGCCGACGCACGGGCGGTTCCAGCCGCCGGTGCGCAGCTCGGAGGTGCAGCGCCAGAAGCAGGCGACGGTGCTGCAGGGGTTCGTCTCGCAGCTGCTTTCGGCCGACCGCAACGCGAACGTCGTGGTCGCCGGTGACCTGAACGACTACCAGTTCTCGCCGGCGCTGGCCCAGTTGACGTCCGGCGGGCTGACGGACCTCATCACGACGCTGCCGGCCGCCGAGCGCTACAGCTACGTCTTCGAGGGCCAGTCGCAGGTCCTGGACCACATCCTGGCCTCGCCGGCGCTGCGCGGCGTGGACTACGACGTCGTCCACATCAACGCGGAGTTCGCCGACCAGGCGAGCGACCACGACCCGCAGATCGTGCGCTTCCGGCCCTCGGCGGGAAACAAGCCGGAAGACCTGGCGAACGACTTGCTGGACTACCTGGACCAGCTGCTGGGGCGGACCGCTCCACGCAAGTAG
- a CDS encoding trypsin-like serine protease, whose translation MRRILTVCAAVLAAGTAVAAPALAVSGGEPAQAGAAPWMATITFKGDQPLVQRESCGGALIAPDRVATAAHCLDHGDPTHLEVHLGGGTLSQEPGRVVPIAGWSVDPAFRLIPSPLDPQSFEKSSAAEDAAVIKLAHPVFGVPTLPVARTAPKPGSTVDVYGHGLTKAPDPKDPTAALGDQLKHARLSVIDDRTCAAGLADPAMLDGPSVLCTQGTATVCPGDSGGPLVEKTPLGDRLAGIVSFAGETAGKQCGEPTVDGFGDAAAMRSFLTQPRPPLAPMADTEPAITGTKAAGATLTCEAPKWSTPPAKADYAWYYNKVDPSNGFEFYVPVEGATSPTLTVTPDLSGHKLNCGITASTAGGTVLLYSDVV comes from the coding sequence ATGCGGAGGATTCTGACCGTGTGCGCCGCTGTCCTGGCGGCCGGCACGGCGGTGGCGGCCCCGGCGCTGGCGGTGTCCGGCGGGGAACCCGCCCAGGCCGGGGCGGCGCCGTGGATGGCGACGATCACGTTCAAGGGCGACCAGCCGCTGGTGCAGCGAGAGAGCTGCGGCGGCGCACTGATCGCCCCCGACCGGGTGGCGACGGCGGCGCACTGCCTCGACCACGGGGACCCCACCCACCTCGAGGTGCACCTCGGCGGCGGGACGCTGTCGCAGGAGCCAGGGCGGGTCGTGCCGATCGCCGGGTGGTCGGTGGATCCGGCGTTCCGGCTGATCCCGTCGCCGCTCGACCCGCAGAGCTTCGAGAAGTCGAGCGCGGCCGAAGACGCCGCGGTCATCAAGCTGGCGCACCCCGTGTTCGGCGTGCCGACGCTGCCGGTGGCGCGCACCGCGCCGAAGCCGGGGTCCACTGTGGACGTCTACGGCCACGGCCTCACCAAGGCACCGGACCCGAAGGACCCGACGGCCGCGCTGGGCGACCAGCTCAAGCACGCCCGGCTGAGCGTGATCGACGACCGGACGTGCGCCGCGGGCCTGGCCGACCCGGCGATGCTGGACGGCCCCTCGGTGCTGTGCACGCAGGGCACCGCGACCGTCTGCCCCGGCGACAGCGGAGGGCCGCTGGTCGAGAAGACGCCGTTGGGCGACCGGCTCGCCGGCATCGTCAGCTTCGCGGGCGAGACCGCGGGTAAACAGTGCGGTGAGCCGACCGTCGACGGGTTCGGCGACGCGGCCGCGATGCGCTCGTTCCTGACGCAACCCCGGCCCCCGCTCGCGCCGATGGCGGACACGGAGCCGGCCATCACGGGCACCAAGGCCGCCGGCGCTACGCTCACCTGCGAAGCTCCGAAGTGGAGCACGCCGCCGGCGAAGGCGGACTACGCCTGGTACTACAACAAAGTCGACCCGTCGAACGGCTTCGAGTTCTACGTCCCGGTCGAGGGCGCGACGAGCCCCACGCTCACCGTCACCCCGGATCTGTCCGGCCACAAACTGAACTGCGGGATCACCGCCAGTACGGCGGGCGGCACCGTCCTGCTGTACAGCGACGTCGTCTGA
- a CDS encoding FtsK/SpoIIIE domain-containing protein: MASKSAEQRNRVQTALDRVRHQIGLVLGAAAGAREAAEAEVARLALEQEIVKVGMNQADTEQQTEWARHPAAHEVFASLGAVRNAFYTDWSSGPGALRDLVAAAATGPAGRPPSEWLGRVGTNPGITAPELWRVGSATAAGRDISRTFDVAVPLLDESHLQITSAPKTRPVIDGIVQNLLMRVLSTFEPGAVKIHLWDIGQLTAILPDLYPLSRTSALSLYDPTRLEDLLDELAGHIRRIHATGMQAGHTSLRELRRASGQRVEPYRIAVLYGNGETLEPELARDLKRVASGALAAGICLILIDVPTAVSASVESLSLVDERRAVSSMTGTDLVVDLDPPLPSGQVIRAAGRIAEALIAKQGGPRSFADLLPTEFGQESSARELRAPVGFYEGEAVEVVIGDASPHALIGGPSGSGKTNFLYALLGSLAARYSPDELSLYLLDFKEGVSFAGLAPGRKDASWLPHARLVGVNVNTDREFGLALLRFLADELRRRSAAAKEHEVTNLADLREQDPGGHWPRIVAVIDEFQYLFAGRDQVTATATQLLEDIARRGRSQGIHLVLASQDVAGIEAFWGKPAVFEQCTLRIAMPKARRVLAETNNAAVSAPKWHAVINHDSGVAHGNLLAHIPDASSRNVFVELQHKLWELYSGRFPRPRLFDGAHSPVLEQFPAYTELKPNSRPRALLGQSIDVTESAQGVELPRAPGRNVAVLGGASAEALSIMDSAARSLSRQFEIGEVEFVLHCPIEACAPAVLELTERLRAEGHVAELVEDLPASLGPIVESGSDGPSRILLLYGVDAALPALEAKEPGQLKSGLDHLRTVLKTGPGHGLHTIGWWRSIARLKDTLGFGGTDDIGTWAALDVQGNELSPFAAGQVVHWSPRPGRALFFDRTTHGAPEVIIPFQRPETSGEAT, encoded by the coding sequence ATGGCCAGTAAGTCCGCCGAGCAGCGCAACCGCGTGCAGACGGCCCTGGACCGGGTCCGGCACCAGATCGGGCTCGTGCTCGGTGCTGCCGCCGGCGCCCGTGAAGCGGCCGAGGCCGAGGTGGCGCGGCTCGCGCTCGAGCAGGAAATCGTCAAGGTCGGCATGAACCAGGCCGACACCGAACAGCAGACCGAGTGGGCGCGCCACCCCGCCGCGCACGAGGTGTTCGCGTCGCTCGGCGCGGTGCGCAACGCGTTCTACACCGACTGGAGCTCGGGCCCGGGCGCCCTGCGGGACCTGGTGGCGGCCGCTGCCACGGGGCCCGCGGGGCGGCCGCCGAGCGAGTGGCTCGGCCGGGTGGGGACCAACCCCGGCATCACGGCGCCCGAGCTGTGGCGCGTGGGCTCGGCGACGGCGGCCGGCCGCGACATCTCGCGGACGTTCGACGTTGCCGTGCCCTTGCTCGACGAATCGCACCTGCAGATCACGTCGGCGCCGAAGACCCGGCCGGTGATCGACGGCATCGTGCAGAACCTGCTGATGCGCGTGCTCTCGACGTTCGAACCGGGTGCGGTGAAGATCCACCTGTGGGACATCGGGCAGCTCACCGCGATCCTGCCCGACCTCTACCCGCTCAGCCGGACCAGCGCGCTGTCGCTGTACGACCCGACGCGGCTGGAGGACCTGCTCGACGAGCTCGCCGGGCACATCCGCCGCATCCACGCCACGGGCATGCAGGCCGGCCACACGTCGCTGCGTGAGCTGCGCCGGGCCAGCGGCCAGCGCGTGGAGCCGTACCGGATCGCGGTGCTCTACGGCAACGGCGAGACGCTGGAACCCGAGCTGGCGCGCGACCTCAAGCGCGTGGCCAGCGGCGCGCTCGCCGCCGGGATCTGCCTGATCCTGATCGACGTGCCGACGGCTGTGAGCGCGTCGGTCGAATCGCTCAGCCTCGTCGACGAGCGCCGCGCGGTGAGCAGCATGACGGGCACCGACCTCGTCGTGGACCTCGACCCGCCGCTGCCCTCGGGCCAGGTGATCCGCGCCGCGGGCCGGATCGCGGAGGCGCTGATCGCCAAACAGGGCGGGCCGCGGTCGTTCGCCGACCTGCTGCCGACGGAGTTCGGCCAGGAGAGCTCGGCCCGGGAACTGCGTGCACCCGTCGGGTTCTACGAGGGCGAAGCCGTCGAGGTCGTGATCGGCGACGCGAGCCCCCACGCGCTGATCGGCGGCCCCAGCGGTTCGGGCAAGACAAACTTCCTGTACGCGCTGCTGGGCAGCCTCGCCGCGCGCTACTCGCCCGACGAGCTGTCGCTGTACCTCCTGGACTTCAAGGAGGGCGTGTCGTTCGCGGGCCTGGCGCCCGGGCGCAAGGACGCGAGCTGGCTGCCGCACGCGCGGCTGGTGGGCGTCAACGTGAACACCGACCGCGAGTTCGGCCTGGCGCTGCTGCGGTTCCTGGCCGACGAGCTGCGCCGTCGCTCGGCGGCGGCGAAGGAGCACGAGGTCACTAACCTGGCCGACCTGCGCGAGCAGGACCCGGGCGGGCACTGGCCGCGGATCGTCGCCGTGATCGACGAGTTCCAGTACCTGTTCGCCGGTCGGGATCAGGTCACGGCGACGGCGACGCAGCTGCTGGAGGACATCGCGCGGCGCGGGCGGTCGCAGGGTATCCACCTCGTGCTGGCGAGCCAGGACGTCGCCGGCATCGAGGCGTTCTGGGGCAAACCGGCCGTGTTCGAGCAGTGCACGCTGCGCATCGCGATGCCGAAGGCGCGGCGCGTGCTGGCGGAGACCAACAACGCGGCGGTGTCGGCGCCGAAGTGGCACGCCGTGATCAACCACGACTCCGGTGTCGCGCACGGCAACCTGCTGGCGCACATCCCCGACGCAAGCAGCCGCAACGTGTTCGTGGAGCTCCAGCACAAGCTGTGGGAGCTCTACTCGGGCCGGTTCCCGCGGCCCCGGCTGTTCGACGGCGCGCACTCGCCGGTGCTGGAGCAGTTCCCGGCCTACACCGAGCTCAAGCCGAACTCGCGGCCGCGCGCGCTGCTGGGCCAGTCGATCGACGTCACGGAGTCGGCGCAGGGAGTGGAGCTCCCGCGGGCGCCGGGCCGCAACGTCGCCGTGCTGGGTGGTGCGTCGGCCGAAGCACTGTCCATCATGGACTCGGCGGCGCGGTCGCTTTCCCGCCAGTTCGAGATCGGCGAGGTCGAATTCGTGCTGCACTGCCCCATCGAGGCGTGCGCGCCGGCCGTGCTGGAGCTGACGGAGCGGCTGCGAGCCGAGGGGCACGTGGCCGAGCTGGTGGAGGACCTGCCGGCTTCCCTCGGCCCGATCGTCGAGTCCGGTTCGGACGGTCCGTCGCGGATCCTGTTGCTGTACGGCGTGGACGCGGCCTTGCCGGCGCTGGAGGCCAAGGAGCCGGGCCAGCTCAAGAGCGGGCTCGACCACCTGCGCACGGTGCTGAAGACGGGCCCGGGCCACGGCCTGCACACCATCGGCTGGTGGCGCAGCATCGCGCGGCTCAAGGACACCCTCGGCTTCGGCGGCACCGACGACATCGGTACGTGGGCGGCGCTCGACGTGCAGGGCAACGAGCTCTCGCCGTTCGCCGCCGGGCAAGTCGTGCACTGGTCGCCGCGGCCGGGGCGCGCGTTGTTCTTCGACCGCACCACACACGGTGCGCCCGAGGTGATCATCCCGTTCCAGCGGCCCGAAACCTCCGGAGAGGCGACATGA
- a CDS encoding alpha/beta fold hydrolase encodes MLVAHSAGGPVAQFAADRLAEKVKRVVFADAFVLRDGECVNDLAPRENVAEGEAAKNADGTIPVHPETWSELFTYGAATAAPLVPIPARWVTDRVALPRFWKVELPSSYVFFTDDRSAPRAAFEALTARLGDPRRVECAGPHEALLTHPEGVAEALLVASKD; translated from the coding sequence GTGCTCGTGGCGCACAGCGCGGGCGGTCCCGTCGCGCAGTTCGCGGCGGACCGGCTCGCGGAGAAGGTCAAGCGAGTGGTGTTCGCCGACGCGTTCGTACTGCGCGACGGCGAATGCGTGAACGACCTGGCGCCCCGGGAAAACGTGGCCGAAGGCGAGGCGGCGAAGAACGCCGACGGCACCATCCCGGTGCACCCCGAGACGTGGTCGGAGCTGTTCACCTACGGCGCCGCGACGGCAGCGCCGCTCGTGCCGATCCCCGCGCGCTGGGTGACCGACCGCGTCGCCCTCCCGCGGTTCTGGAAAGTCGAATTACCTTCCAGTTACGTGTTTTTCACCGACGACCGCTCCGCACCGCGCGCCGCGTTCGAGGCCTTGACGGCCCGGCTCGGCGACCCGCGGCGCGTGGAGTGCGCGGGCCCCCACGAGGCGCTCCTGACGCATCCCGAGGGCGTTGCCGAAGCGTTGCTGGTCGCTTCGAAGGACTAG